The following nucleotide sequence is from Rhineura floridana isolate rRhiFlo1 chromosome 9, rRhiFlo1.hap2, whole genome shotgun sequence.
CAAATTGCCCCCATTATAAAAATAGGATCAACGagagtgcaatcttatacatgtctattcaaaagtaagtcccaataaattaaatgggacttcctcccaggaaTATGCCATTTTCACTCACTTTTCTTCTTAACAGAAATTAAAGAAATCTTCATCCCTGTTGCTAATCCACTTTGCCTTTCTGGATCAGGAACTACACAGACTGGCTATGATTTAATCCACAGGTACATCACAAAGAACATACAGAAGTAGCACTCCCATTTACACTGCACATTGCAACTGAAGTCTTGGGTCACATTAGAATGGCCAGCTATTATTTTGGGCTATACATGCATTGCATGTTTATATTTGAATGGGACTCTTCAGTAAAGTTGTTCTTTATAGTTGTGAGAGGATTAAATGTGGGTAAGATATTGTGAAATGGTGGGTGTACTTGCAACAAACATTCCATAAATACACTGTTATAGGTGTTTGGAAAGAAAATAGATTAGCTACTTCTGGCAGCCATTTTAATAGATGAACGGATGAAATAACCTTACCACTTGTATACTTTTTCCAAAACAAGTTAAAAATTACATAGTAAACTTGAAGGAACatctattttcttctttttaaaaagaagttattGATAGAAGACCAAGCCTGTTTACGTGGCAGTCCTTTCTCAAGCCCTTGTCAAGAAGTTATAAATTAttgaaacatattataaaattgTGTTCTCTTTATGTGCTGTGTAGAGCCATGTGAAATGTTTAATGTGAATAAGTTAACAATTATTAATTCTTCCCCTTCAACTGTTGCCATTCCCTTCTTTTATTTAGCCTTCAGGTATTTGAGGAGATGGAATAATGTTGCATTCACACAATTGTTAATGCTCATTCATGTACAACTCAAAGGTATGCACTGATTTTAAAAGGCAGCTTTGAGTTGTTCAAAGAACAACAAAATCTACAAGGTACCCCATGCTAAGGTTTTTGTAACTTtctttcaaaacatttaaaacacatgggaCTCTTGATTTAGTTTGACttcccttacagtgcaatcctatacatgtctgcttggAGATGTCCCTTTGCGGTAAGTCTtaactgagttcagtaggacttgctcccaggtaaactggtataggattacagcctaaacatATTTTAAGGGGAGTAAGTTGCTTTTGTACAAACATCAAGGACTATTTCAGACTAAGGAAACAATTTTTATTGTTTGCAGCAATTGAGTTTTAACTTAAATTGTAAAAACACAACACACTTTCTGGTTTACTTACAGAGCTCCTTTTGTCCCACTCTCCCATTTCCTCAGGTTAAAAAGCTAAACATCTAGTTGAACATTTCTGGTCACAAATGTATGAAGGAAAGTGTGTGATCTAAAGAATGGTTACTAGCAATGCAAGATGTTGACCACTGCAGCCCTACGCAATCTTCCCCATTTTTGTTACAGCACAAACTACCATTGTTTTCACTATCCCTGAAACAAGACAGCTAAGAAACaagacttttatttttaaagtaaagaAAAAGAACACAGTCTGGGGATTCTTCTCAAGCTGCTGGATTTTATAACGGATGTCAAATCCTGCACTATGTGGTGCAGTCACACAGATTTATGAGCCTCCCAGTCTACTGAGTGGGGAGAAAGAAGAGAAAGTTAACTGCAGTCAGGAAAGCAAGGTTGCCAAGATTTGGTGAGCTGGCACACAAACAGAAAATGTTGGTATAATGGTAACCCCTGGATTTTCCTCCCATCTTGTTCCTATTGTCATTAATATACCTGCTATTCAAGGTTTTTGTCGGTTGACTTCAGTCAGCAACTGAACATTTTATCTTGTTACTAGAGCTAAAGAAATTAGTTATGTGTGTTTTCCTTACCTTCCCAGACATCCAAAATTTTGAAGACAGGCTTTCACACCTTGGTAGCCCAAGAAAGGTTCCTGTGTGGTGTTAGGTTCCTATTTGGTGTTACTCTCTAACTTAGAACTACTCATGTGAGTACCAGATGTGGAATAAAATTAGATTTACAGCATAAACAGATCATATTCTTTTCCAAGTTTATTTCATTCCAAATTACAATACAAGAAGTATTCCAAACAGTGTCAGAAATGTTCCATTTGGTTTTACATATAAAAAAAAACCTACTGTGTCTTACAGGCCATGTAGCTTTTACAGCAGAATGCAATAATCTTGTTCACTGAAACATTACcagcaacaaacaaaataatgttAAGAACCAAAAGTCGCAGTACAAAATATTTCATCTTCATGTATGCTCACATTCTCCTCTTCTGTGTACTTATATACAAAACTGTTTAAGGGAAGGAAAAGACAATTAGGATGCTTTACAGAAATCTAGTTTATATACTTTATCAGAGATAATGATACCAGCTGTAGTCCACAACCTTATTACAGTCAGAACGATTGGTTTGATCCAAAGTGCCATTCCACTCACAGAAAGGCTGTTTTATATCTCGTGCTGTGTAAGAAAAGTGAAACTAAATCCAAAACTGTTTTGCTAGTGTAACCTTTTCCATGAGAACTGCTATAAAAGCTACCTCCTATAGCATAATGTGAACTTTTAAAGTATTTGAACCAACAGCAATAGTAGCAATTTTCCTTCTGCTCTTCTTTGGATCCAACCCTGTAGTATAAAtccaaatatatttttgtttcttGCCATATGAAAATGGAAAATCTCAGTAGTACGAAAAACTGTTATATATAAGAGACATTGATCCAGCAAGAGCTAAACATCATTCAGGCCCACTGATTACAATGCAAAATATTTCAATATGCACTTAACTCTCCCATTAAGACCAATACGGCAAGTGCTAAATTTTGGCTAGATCATGTGCACAGCTTTTAGCACCTCTGTGTCTTATCAATAGTCTAATCTCAACATGAACCATCATGCTTGACAAACTCCTTTctgctatatacacacacatttccaCCATACCCTTGCTTATCCTAGGATCACTTCTAAAATAAATGGAGTTACACTGGCGCAAAAAGATTAAGAAAGCCTATTTCTCCAACTCTGAAAAAACAGGTGCATCATCTAAGAACAACCCTTGCAGAGCTAATGGAAAACTTTGGTTGATAAAACACACAATCAAGGTGGGAGAGGGAAGCTTTGCCTAAAAATCTGTTTTTCAGTCCCAGGAACTGTGAAGTAAAGATAAAACAAGGTACTACTGAGTCCCATGTTCTTGACTTTTCCCTGTGAAAGTAGCCTGGATCATTTCTTCCCTTCTCACAAAGCCTTGCAGGAGTTGAAATATTTATCTCTTCCTTAGATTCCCCTATATGTGTCAAAATATTGGGTGAAAGGAAAGGTCTAGATCATGTcagtgaaagccagtgtggtgtaatggttagtgttggactgggacccgggagaccagggttcaaatccccacttggaggaaatgtgggatataaatgtaataataaaataaataaaaataagtcatTCTGCATGAGGCTTTGCAGAAGTCAAATATTTGTGGGTGCCTGCTTACTACATTTATCTCAACACCAAATTATGTACAAGAAGAGCAGTTATCTAAATTAACTGTTCACATTTCCAGCCTTATTTCCTCAAAACAATTTGAGTAAATATGCTAAAACCCATCTCTTATAGTTAAGTATAATTACCATTGTTTCCTCTGATGAAAGCATCTCCATATTTATTCTTCAGTTGTCCATTTACATACTCCTCTGTCTGTTCCAGAGCTATATTCATGTATCCATCCAAGCAAGCCAGAACACCTAGAATCATTAAATACAAGACCCACAGAACCACTTTGATTTCAGAGCTGTATTTCTTAGCCAAATATAGCATTAAAAATTCAATACAAGTACATTAGAAAAAATGGCTAAACAAGCAGAAATGTACAGCTAGTGAGAATATAGGTAGGTTGTTGTACAACaatttctacaactttattcatccAACAAAgtgattaagactgcaatcctagtcccacttacctgggagtaagcccaattggACAaacagggcttgcttctgagtagacagtcaGGAATGTACTGCAACGTTTGCATCCAAGTTAgcactaagttaaagtcacttagagGTATACTTGTTCCGCTGGCACAATGTTTTGCACCAGCGGAatgttgttgcacaagagaatgcataaactggttgctggtaactttgttacaATCTGTTGTGGTAGCAGAATCATCGCGCACTAGATTTCTCTGTTGTGCAACATTAGAGCTCACCCGTCTACTAGCACAATAACCCTTGCGCTAGCAGACAGAGAATGTTGGATACAGCCCACAGTCACTATCTATAATATGAAATATAAAATCAATGTAGCAGAACCCTCGGCCCCAAGATCAATATTTCTTCTCTGAAAGCTGGAAATTTTATTCTTTCATTTATGGATTATGTCAAGACTATTGTGTCTTAACATTCCAGTAAGTTATAATGAATTTAAATAGACATAGGCACACTGTGCTTAACTGAGTAATAGGAGGTGGTAGACATGTACACTAGACCGAGTTTGCCTGACTAGTAACTGCACTGGTATAGCTATAATCACACTTTCACTTTTGCCATGTTGTATAACTAGACTAAATTATAAAGTTATCTAAGGAGTTGATTATCTAAGGGCCAGCTTTTGTTTTAAGAGTGCATAGTATTAAATATAGCTACTTAATTTTACCTTAGCATTCAAGTAAGGCTGAAATTTACAGGAAGGCCTGAAGGAGAAAAACACTGTGAATTTATTCTAATACAAAATAGTGTATGTAATGTTTTTgtatgagagctagtgtggtgtagtggttaaagtgttgcactacggggttcgaatccccacacagccatgaagctcactgggtgaccttgggccagtcactgcctctcagtttcagaggaaggcaatggtaaaccacctctgaataccgcttaccatgaaaaccctattcgtagggtcgccataaatcgggatcgatttgaaggccaTTTCCATAATCCATCAATGTTTTTGTAGTTTATCAAATATTGTATAGTATTATTAATAGATATATACAacatataatattttttaaaataatgttctgCCAACAGATTTAAGTTATTCTTATCCCAAGATCTCAAGCATTTTAGTGAGTCCTACTGATTTTAAAGGGTTTTACTTTCAGATTAGGGTACTGAAGGTAAGACAGTTATAGAAGCAAATCTTTAATCTTGAAAATTGCAGTTAGTGCAAGTCTGATGATAACAATTGAGGTAACAACTGAGATTTCTCAAAGTACTTTTGCTTCCAACTGTTGTACCATTGTATGACTGATATTAACATACACCATACTAGCACTTATAGTATCTTTATGAAGGCATCAGAGACAAATACACTGTTCAGATGTTTAGCACCTGACATGAGACCTCAGTTCTGTACATATatgttcctcctgctgggaggaagggcgggatagaaatcaaataataaatgaatgaatgaatgaatgaatgaatgaatatttaacTAAAATAAGTGGAATTtccaaataattttatttatgtctAGATTTTGGGCAAATACTTCAACGGGACAGGCCTTACGTGCCTTTTAAGAACAGGCACAGTatattttcagttcagtttctctgaaCTAAAGAAATCAGAGCATGAGGCTGTCAACAATGGCTTAGACAGATTTACTTTTGTTGATGTCTTTACCTTTTCTGTTTATATGCTTTCAAATGCAGATATTTAAGCTAACAATGTTGCTTTGCCATTGTGAAGCATCATATTGGCATACATTCCTTGCAACAGTGTATATGGACAATGTATCTAGAAGTCCAAGGGTAAATAGATATTTTAATCACCACCATATAACTAAACACCTCTGCATAACAGTGACGGATCTGTAAGGTACAGGAACTACAGATAACCTGACAGAGATATAAGACAGAAACTGTTGATTTGGGGAAAGGAGATAAACAAATCTAAAGAGCAAGGAATACAAATAAGTAGTAAGTCAATGTGTAGTTAGTTGAGCAGCTTCCAAACATCACGATTCACCTGGTTTCACAATATGTGGAAACCCATTTCCTGCTTCTGTTGTTGTAAACTTCCACTGCACAATTTAGGATACATTCTCAAGAACACCAATGTTTTAATTGATCCTTGGGTCATAGGAGGGTCCATAAACATTCATAACAGGAATAGTCCAATTCAAATTCAGATTTAAATCACAATTAAATTGGAGTGAACCTGCAATTCATTCAGATTTACTACTCCATCCTTCAAatatgctttggaaaagaggaacaaATCCACCTCATTTAGAGAGCATATTACAGGGTAACATATGAGATAAACATTGTTAATAAATCCTAGCTGTCTGATCATAAAAAATACACAATTATGACCGGTTCTTTTGTGTTCTGATCTCATCTTCCTTGTTCAGTAAAGCGCAACAGACCAAAAGCAGCTTAAGGTACAATGCTATGCATACATGCCTGGGAGCAAGACCCACTGAACACAGCAGGGCTTGTTTCTTAGTACACATGCATATGACTACACAGGCTATTGTAGCAAGACTGCAAACCAAAAAAGTAACCAACAATCCTGACACTtcttgttttcaaaaaaatgtcccTCCTGCAAAGATAACCTTGGTAAGGTATTAGAGAGCTAGACAAATCTTAGGACAATTAGAATAGCTGATTAAGTCTGGGATCTGTCATTATTGGAAATTtggcaaaaaatatttttaataccttAAGACAAGATGTAATTATTCAGGACAAATCTGTAAGTTGTATAAGTGAAATAACATATTTTTGtcctctttctgaaacaaaaaagaaaaaaactacaaACTTGTAAACTTTGACCTGCATTTATCAAATATTAAATGGTTTCTTTCCTAGAACTATCTCTGGTATGGCAGTGGTCCTTTTTTGTTATACAAGGAAAACTTCCTTCCAGAAGGGATGCATAGTCTAAAGTACCCTAATAGCCTCCTTGTTAGTTATAGAATTTTATTAAAAGAAGTGAGTTCCTAGGAAATTTAATTTATACAGAAAGCATATCTAGCATTGGTTAGAAAGTTCATCACAACCTTACCCTGGTTTTTGTGTGTTTAAACACCAAGTATGTTTAGAATTTAAGAAAATCATGTAGGCTTGTCAGGCTTACAGTTCAAAAGGACAAATTCTCCTTAATCCAGGAAATTTGGCTGAGGTAAAAAAAAGACCACATACATAGAGACCACATTAATCTCATGATTACCACCTCTAACGTTGTTTAAATAGCTCACGTTGTCTGCTCGAATTTGATTGTGAAGAAGACTTTCCAAGCGTAACATCACAAAAACTATACCGGTTCCTTTCTTCTTAACTGAAAGATCACATAAATATATTAAGATGAGTGGCAGATAAGACAGGGGGAATTTACCTCGATAATCAACTCCAGAATTCAACTTGACAACAACTGGCCTTCCAATGATTTGTTTCAAGAAATCACTTGGGGTTTGTTTACGTAGACTCATTTTGACAGACCTAAACGAAGAAACAGAAATAGGAAATTCAGAACTCAAAACAGAGCACAAACAAAAGCTcaacagaggcagcatgctggcTCTCAAGTGTCAATTTGGAAATAAATATCAAAGAAGATAAAACAAATAATCTTTTTtgaaaatatacttttaaaactGCATTTTCACACTCACATGAAACTACCCTCAACTAGTTTGATATTCTTAATAAGAAGCTTCATACATGATTATCTAACACATCTGTACACCACAAACCACCATCTGAAAATGTTCAATGCACACAGGCATGCTTTCATTTTCTGTCTGTAGCTTTTCTACAAAAACTTCACAGTATTGTGAAATCCAGATTGTTGAACATGGCAGATATGAATTTATATAAAAATAGCTGATCTAGGAAACACAAACACAGGCACACATCCCATGCAGAGGCTGTTCAGATCTTTCATTATTTTAAGGCAGTAGTATACTGTGATAGGTAAAATCACTCCAAAAAGTACATTAGCATGATCATGTCAAATTTGTTAAATGTGTTTCATCACAAAACACAGTAAATAACCATTGGGCTTTTCCACTATTTTGTGAAATCATCATATGTAATTCCTAAAACTTGATTCATTCAGCAAATTACTGCTTTTGCAATTGTGTGGATAAAGGTTTCCTAGAAGCATGTCTAGGTCTTGGTCATGTTTCTTCAAACATCACAATAAATATGATCTATTCAATGTCtttaaatctgtttttgttttaaatatcctccccaaatctgtgtTTTTAGATAAGACTGTCAACTTATGCCCATTTCACACTGTCTAGAGCAGGACTGATGTAAcatcctagaacagcctttcccaactagtgggccaccagatgttgttggaccacaattcccatatttcctgaccattggcaatgctggctgaggctgatgggagttgtggtccaacaacatctggtagcccactagttgggaaaggctgtcctagaagcTTATTACCCAAAACAACTGACCTCACTGGGATTTATGCTATAGTAAATGAGGGTTGTAACTCAAAGCTATCAGCATAGGACTCTGCAGAACTTTTTCTTCATTTAAATAAAACATGGAATAAGCTACCTCCAATATCATGTGGATTTTTAAAGACACAGTCTTATCTATCTTTATTTTCTATTTCACCATATACTTCGTCTTAGATTGTGTCCTTTAATCTTGCAGGTTTTGACTCTCATAGCAAGTGCATCCCAGTCACTTAACTCCTGATGTGGTCTGTCGCCTCACTCTTCTTGCCAGTTTCTGTTTCCTGATCTATCTAACAAGATGATGACTGAGTCATAGATAGGTAAATGACAATCTACAAGTGAACACAGCACCTGCCACACAACATAATTTGTGCATGCACGCAGACACAGGTCAGGCCCATTAGTTCAAATATGCTCCAAGACAGCCAGAGATAATATTATTCCAATATTCTTCTCTCCAGCATATCTCACAGTTACCTAGGGCACAGGACATACAGTGTAGAAGTACCCTAGGAAAAAACAAGGCACACTCAGTGTCCAAAGTAGCATATCTTCCATAAAAATGTTGGACCTAGACCCATCCAACTTTCAGATTATAAAATTCATAAGCAAAAACTAGAAGAGATGCCTTAAGGAAAGACAGCCAAGGA
It contains:
- the LSM6 gene encoding U6 snRNA-associated Sm-like protein LSm6 translates to MSLRKQTPSDFLKQIIGRPVVVKLNSGVDYRGVLACLDGYMNIALEQTEEYVNGQLKNKYGDAFIRGNNVLYISTQKRRM